The Ketobacter alkanivorans genome includes the window CAAACGCCCGTTTGATAACATCCTGCTCTGCGGCCGCTTGCAATGACATGGGCAGGGTTAACAGCGCTGCTGCCGCAATCAATATAAATCTGAACATTCCACTCTCTCTGTCTGAGGATTTCCGATAGTGTCTAGCTAGTGGCTACTTACGTATTAGACCCGACACTTCTGCAACATCAGGGTATTAGACCCAACTTCAGACACAAGTTCCACCTCTGAACACTCAAAGCTCGGATTTACCCCCGTGGATGGTGTTTCTGATGCAAGGCCTGCAAGCGATGTTTAGCCACATGAGTATAGATCTGAGTGGTGGATAAATCGCTATGGCCCAGTAACAGCTGCACCACGCGCAGATCGGCTCCGTGATTCAACAGGTGGGTTGCAAATGCATGACGCAGAGTATGCGGAGACACCGAACTGCTGATGCCCGCCACCACCACATAGTGCTTAATGCGATGCCAGAATGTCTGCCGCGTCATCTGATCCCCTCGACTGCTGGGAAACAGCACATCGCTTTCGGGGTTGCGCAATAGCAGGCTGCGCGCCTCTTTTATGTACTTTATAAGCCAGCTGATGGATTCTTCACCCATGGGCACCAGACGCTCCTTGCTGCCTTTACCCATCAAGCGAATCACCCCTTGACGCAAGTTGAGATCATAGGTGGTGAGAGACACCAACTCACTTACCCGCAAGCCGCAGGCATAAAGCAGCTCCAGCATGGCTTTGTCCCGCAGCCCGATGGGCTCAGCCAGATCAGGAGCCGACAACAAGGCCTCTACATCGGCCTCACTGAGTAT containing:
- the xerD gene encoding site-specific tyrosine recombinase XerD; translated protein: MSLAESTNIINRYLDACWFERGLSDNSLESYRRDLLAYGQWLDQSGLPCLAQATDLALNDYLSHRFTLQFNARSTARFLSAVRGFYQFCVRESITDTDPTLRIEMPKLGKPLPKILSEADVEALLSAPDLAEPIGLRDKAMLELLYACGLRVSELVSLTTYDLNLRQGVIRLMGKGSKERLVPMGEESISWLIKYIKEARSLLLRNPESDVLFPSSRGDQMTRQTFWHRIKHYVVVAGISSSVSPHTLRHAFATHLLNHGADLRVVQLLLGHSDLSTTQIYTHVAKHRLQALHQKHHPRG